The Eriocheir sinensis breed Jianghai 21 chromosome 21, ASM2467909v1, whole genome shotgun sequence genome includes a region encoding these proteins:
- the LOC127001562 gene encoding uncharacterized PE-PGRS family protein PE_PGRS54-like isoform X7, with amino-acid sequence MWKVVVVAAALSVAAVAGEGGQEAQLSGPGLSLGELLRGSRESSGEYRVRHFGRGGGDDDDSEEFPPLMPYEFAYEVKDDATTNYQNRVEFVEDGVLRGSYSLLSPDGVVRTSVYSDTGNGFEVTLHEVPTDIVVIGSGLPGDPALKAGGTYRYYDSRDSGSRESFRPSFSRSGGFEAFSKASEGFDGSSRGSAIFSSSSNRDFSSKNKQSSREESSRREESERREESSRRDESRREESSRRDESRREESEGSRFEFLTNDKSALEAFDRESASQGFSGGSRDSEASSRRKESRREESEGYKYELLTNDKSALEAFDRESASQGFSGGSRDSEASSRHEESGGFGEFSHAFASSFSQQGGSGGGSGGGSGGGSGGGSGGGLGGGFGGGSGGGSEGGSGGSRGGFGGGSEGGSLGGSGGSSGGSGGGSGGGFVGTGSGSGHGGSGGGSGGGYEGGLGGGSGGGFGGGSEGGSFGGEFGGSGGGSGGGSDGGSGGGSSGGSGGGSGGGFVGTGGGSGHGGSSGGSDGGSGGGFGGGSGGSGGGSHGGSSGSGGGSGGGSGGSGRGSHGGSGGSGGGSGGGSHGGLGGSGGGFGGEFGGSGGGSGGGSGGSGGGSGGGSGGSGGGSHGGSGGSGGGSHGGSGGSGGGFGGGSGGSGGGSHGGSGGSDGGFGGGSGGSGGGFGVGSGGSGGGSHGGSGGSDGGFGGGSGGSGGGFGVGSGGSGGGSHGGSGGSDGGFGGGSGGSGGGSHGGSGGSDGGFGGGSGGSGGGSHGGSGGSDGGFGGGSGGSGGGSHGGSGGSDGGFGGGSGGSGGGSHGGSSGSGGGSHGGLSGSDGGFGGGSGGSGGGFGVGSGGSGGGSHGGSGGSDGGFGGGSGGSGGGSHGGSGGSDGGFGGGSGGSGGGSHGGSSGSGGEFGGGFGGSGGGSHGGSGGSDGGFGGGSGGSGGGSHGGSSGSDGGFGGGSGGSGGGSHGGSGGSGDGFGGGSGGGSDGGSGGSGGEFGGGSGGSFGGSHGGSGGSGGGSGGGSGGSGGGSDGGSGSGSGGSGGGFGGGSGGSHGGSGASGGGSGGGSSGSGGGSHGGSGGGFGGGSGGSGGGSHGGSGGSGGRSGGGSSGGSDGGSGGGFGGGLDIGLGFGTDGPGGSGSGIELGLGLGGGPGIELGFGTDGPGGFGGEPGGSGGGFGGGPGGSGGGSHGGSGGSGGGSGGGSGGSGGGFDGGSGGGSGVSGGGFGGGLDIGLGFGAGDGPGGSGGGLGGSVGGFGGRPGGSDGGFGDGSGGSGGFGGGFGGGPGGGFGGGSGGSGGSGGFGGGFGGGPGGGFGGGSGGSGGFGGGFGGGPGGGFGGGSGGSGGGSGGGAGGSGGGVSGGGAGGGGVNLQDKAVFIIHPDFFKTGAGAGLTGLPEVTEPIIIVSDNKFAQGGGGAGVGFSNALGGGGFAGAFSSVNRLGEAAAADTTAAHSSGAASTATAEEVSTSSGKSGSTSTSAIESASSLGSASISASSPSSEGFVASTFSSNGLTVGSATGDSTSASSGSFGRSTIENVSSSASAAEGASSSGATKSASFSSASESSGSATDGASFLTSASEGGSSSHGSVSSGSGTEGAFLFDASGSSLGSAAEVDTSLGSAAEVASSSSATEVASSGSAAEVTFSGSAAEVASSSGAAEVTSSNSAAEVTSSNAAAAASSGSAAEGVSSSSSGGFDASTFNSRKLSVESSTKDSSSSSSRKGGVLTITSSSLDGSSGINKAVTDESSGRGQSVLDSGASGGTKNIEKAANAKPASSGQIGLNGFSTSFSEGGSQQFIISSSGDASRFDSHRFSSSGSGGSSSSGASSSAILHSQSGGDLKLQAPDQLLKILNPGQTARGLQGIRGSSGQGGAVFFTQETDLASSQGGKTSITQLPVTRVTTVTHLPDDSKQGSSILKIAGSSTGFKNNQNVFTSPPSGAARFFASASNTKTFQASGKKSAGNKIVSISGSGTLTTLPTGDTVLALGSKQPIAISTSQGVIRNSRRTAPFSTTNSRQQRPRRIRGRLLRSL; translated from the exons CCACTCATGCCCTACGAGTTCGCATACGAGGTGAAAGACGACGCCACGACCAATTACCAGAACAGAGTGGAGTTCGTTGAGGATGGCGTGTTGCGGGGGAGCTACAGCCTCCTCTCCCCTGACGGTGTGGTTCGAACTTCCGTCTATTCCGACACCGGCAATGGCTTCGAG GTGACCCTCCACGAAGTGCCAACAGACATCGTGGTCATCGGCTCAGGCCTCCCTGGTGACCCCGCGCTCAAGGCCGGGGGCACGTACAGGTACTACGACTCTCGCGACTCAGGCTCAAGGGAGTCCTTCCGGCCATCTTTCAGCAGGAGCGGTGGATTTGAGGCTTTCTCTAAAGCATCAGAAGGGTTTGACGGGTCTTCAAGAGGGTCAGCTATCTTTAGTTCATCGAGCAACAGAGACTTTTCATCGAAAAATAAACAGTCAAGTCGCGAAGAGTCATCCAGGCGCGAAGAATCGGAAAGGCGCGAAGAATCGTCGAGACGCGATGAGTCAAGACGCGAAGAATCGTCGAGACGCGATGAGTCAAGACGCGAAGAATCCGAAGGCTCCAGATTTGAATTTTTAACGAATGACAAGAGTGCCTTGGAAGCCTTCGACAGGGAGAGCGCCAGCCAAGGCTTCTCTGGTGGGTCTAGGGACTCCGAGGCTTCGTCGAGACGCAAAGAGTCAAGACGCGAAGAATCCGAAGGCTACAAATATGAATTGTTGACGAATGACAAGAGTGCCTTGGAAGCCTTCGACAGGGAGAGCGCCAGCCAAGGCTTCTCTGGCGGGTCTAGGGACTCCGAGGCTTCGTCGAGACACGAAGAGTCTGGAGGCTTTGGAGAGTTCTCGCATGCCTTCGCGTCATCGTTCTCCCAGCAGGGAGGATCTGGAGGTGGATCAGGTGGTGGATCTGGAGGTGGATCAGGTGGTGGATCTGGTGGTGGATTAGGTGGTGGATTTGGTGGTGGATCAGGTGGTGGATCTGAGGGTGGATCAGGTGGATCAAGAGGTGGATTCGGTGGTGGATCTGAGGGTGGATCATTAGGTGGATCTGGAGGATCAAGTGGTGGATCTGGTGGTGGATCAGGGGGTGGATTTGTTGGAACTGGTAGTGGATCAGGTCACGGTGGATCTGGTGGTGGATCAGGTGGTGGATATGAGGGTGGATTAGGTGGTGGATCAGGGGGTGGATTCGGTGGTGGATCTGAGGGTGGATCATTTGGTGGTGAATTTGGTGGATCAGGTGGTGGATCTGGTGGTGGATCAGATGGTGGATCTGGAGGTGGGTCAAGTGGTGGATCTGGTGGTGGATCAGGGGGTGGATTTGTTGGAACTGGTGGTGGATCAGGTCACGGTGGATCAAGTGGTGGATCTGACGGTGGATCAGGTGGCGGATtcggtggtggttctggtggatCAGGTGGGGGATCACATGGTGGTTCAAGTGGATCAGGTGGCGGATccggtggtggttctggtggatCAGGTCGCGGATCACATGGTGGTTCTGGTGGATCAGGTGGCGGATCAGGTGGCGGATCACATGGTGGTTTAGGTGGATCAGGTGGCGGATTCGGTGGTGAATTTGGTGGATCAGGTGGCGGATccggtggtggttctggtggatCAGGTGGCGGATccggtggtggttctggtggatCAGGTGGGGGATCACATGGTGGTTCTGGTGGATCAGGTGGCGGATCACATGGTGGTTCAGGTGGATCAGGTGGCGGATTCGGAGGTGGATCTGGTGGATCAGGTGGCGGATCACATGGTGGTTCAGGTGGATCAGATGGCGGATTCGGTGGTGGATCTGGTGGATCAGGTGGCGGATTCGGAGTTGGATCTGGTGGATCAG GTGGCGGATCACATGGTGGTTCAGGTGGATCAGATGGCGGATTCGGTGGTGGATCTGGTGGATCAGGTGGCGGATTCGGAGTTGGATCTGGTGGATCAGGTGGCGGATCACATGGTGGTTCAGGTGGATCAGATGGCGGATTCGGTGGTGGATCTGGTGGATCAGGTGGGGGATCACATGGTGGTTCTGGTGGATCAGATGGCGGATTCGGTGGTGGATCTGGTGGATCAGGTGGGGGATCACATGGTGGTTCTGGTGGATCAGATGGCGGATTCGGTGGTGGATCTGGTGGATCCGGTGGCGGATCACATGGTGGTTCTGGTGGATCAGATGGCGGATTCGGTGGTGGATCTGGTGGATCAGGTGGGGGATCACATGGTGGTTCTAGTGGATCAGGTGGCGGATCACATGGTGGTTTAAGTGGATCAGATGGCGGATTCGGTGGTGGATCTGGTGGATCAGGTGGCGGATTCGGAGTTGGATCTGGTGGATCAGGTGGCGGATCACATGGTGGTTCAGGTGGATCAGATGGCGGATTCGGTGGTGGATCTGGTGGATCAGGTGGGGGATCACATGGTGGTTCTGGTGGATCAGATGGCGGATTCGGTGGTGGATCTGGTGGATCAGGTGGGGGATCACATGGTGGTTCTAGTGGATCAGGTGGTGAATTCGGTGGTGGATTTGGTGGATCAGGTGGCGGATCACATGGTGGTTCAGGTGGATCAGATGGCGGATTCGGTGGTGGATCTGGTGGATCAGGTGGGGGATCACATGGTGGTTCTAGTGGATCAGATGGCGGATTCGGTGGTGGATCTGGTGGATCAGGTGGGGGATCACATGGTGGTTCAGGTGGATCAGGTGACGGATTCGGTGGTGGATCTGGTGGCGGATCCGATGGTGGATCAGGTGGATCAGGTGGCGAGTTCGGTGGTGGATCTGGTGGATCATTTGGCGGATCACATGGAGGTTCAGGTGGATCAGGTGGGGGATCCGGTGGTGGATCTGGTGGATCAGGTGGCGGATCCGATGGTGGATCAGGTAGTGGTTCAGGTGGATCAGGTGGCGGATTCGGTGGGGGATCTGGTGGATCACATGGTGGTTCAGGTGCATCAGGTGGGGGATCCGGTGGTGGATCTAGTGGATCAGGTGGCGGATCACATGGTGGTTCAGGTGGAGGATTCGGTGGTGGATCTGGTGGATCAGGTGGCGGATCACATGGTGGTTCAGGTGGATCAGGTGGGAGATCCGGTGGTGGATCAAGTGGCGGATCCGATGGTGGATCAGGTGGCGGATTCGGTGGTGGACTTGATATTGGACTCGGTTTTGGAACTGATGGACCTGGTGGATCAGGATCTGGTATTGAACTCGGTTTGGGACTTGGTGGTGGACCTGGTATTGAGCTCGGGTTTGGAACTGATGGACCTGGTGGATTCGGTGGTGAACCTGGTGGATCAGGAGGTGGATTCGGTGGTGGACCTGGTGGATCAGGTGGCGGATCACATGGTGGTTCAGGTGGATCAGGTGGCGGATccggtggtggttctggtggatCAGGTGGTGGATTCGATGGTGGATCAGGTGGTGGTTCAGGTGTATCAGGTGGCGGATTCGGTGGTGGACTTGATATTGGACTCGGTTTTGGAGCTGGTGATGGACCTGGTGGGTCAGGAGGTGGACTTGGTGGATCAGTTGGCGGATTCGGTGGTCGACCTGGTGGATCAGATGGTGGATTCGGTGATGGATCAGGTGGGTCAGGTGGATTCGGTGGCGGATTCGGAGGTGGACCAGGAGGTGGATTCGGTGGTGGATCAGGTGGATCAGGTGGATCAGGTGGATTCGGTGGCGGATTCGGTGGTGGACCAGGAGGTGGATTCGGTGGTGGATCAGGTGGATCAGGTGGATTCGGTGGCGGATTCGGTGGTGGACCAGGAGGTGGATTCGGTGGTGGATCAGGTGGATCAGGTGGTGGATctggtggtggagcaggtggaTCTGGTGGCGGGGTCAGTGGTGGAGgggccggcggcggcggcgtcaacCTACAGGACAAGGCCGTGTTCATCATTCACCCTGACTTCTTCAAGACCGGCGCGGGCGCCGGCCTGACGGGCCTGCCGGAAGTGACGGAGCCCATTATTATCGTGAGTGACAATAAATTTGCCCAGGGTGGGGGTGGGGCTGGCGTAGGTTTCAGTAATGCTCTGGGCGGAGGAGGGTTTGCGGGAGCCTTTAGCAGCGTGAACAGGCTGggagaggctgctgctgctgacacCACAGCGGCTCACTCAAGCGGTGCTGCATCAACTGCTACCGCCGAAGAAGTAAGTACATCCTCTGGTAAAAGTGGATCGACCTCGACCAGTGCCATTGAAAGCGCTTCATCCTTAGGCAGTGCCTCAATAAGCGCTTCTTCTCCAAGCAGTGAAGGCTTCGTTGCATCCACCTTCAGCTCCAACGGATTGACTGTTGGAAGTGCGACAGGTGATTCTACCTCTGCCTCGAGTGGATCATTTGGAAGAAGTACCATCGAAAATGTCTCATCCTCAGCTAGTGCCGCTGAAGGAGCATCTTCAAGTGGTGCTACAAAGAGTGCTTCATTCTCCAGTGCAAGTGAATCATCGGGCAGCGCCACTGATGGTGCTTCTTTTTTAACTAGTGCTTCCGAAGGTGGTTCATCCTCCCACGGATCAGTTTCCTCAGGGAGTGGAACTGAAGGCGCCTTTTTATTTGATGCAAGTGGATCTTCCCTAGGCAGTGCGGCTGAAGTTGATACTTCTTTAGGCAGTGCCGCTGAAGTAGCCTCCTCAAGCAGTGCCACTGAAGTGGCCTCCTCAGGCAGTGCCGCTGAAGTGACCTTCTCAGGTAGTGCCGCTGAAGTGGCCTCCTCAAGCGGTGCCGCTGAAGTGACCTCCTCAAATAGTGCCGCTGAAGTGACCTCAAGCAATGCCGCTGCAGCGGCTTCCTCAGGCAGTGCCGCTGAAGGTGTTTCTTCTTCGAGCAGTGGAGGGTTCGATGCATCTACATTCAACTCTAGAAAACTATCTGTAGAAAGCAGCACAAAagattcttcatcttcttccagcAGAAAAGGTGGAGTTCTAACAATTACTTCCTCTAGCTTGGATGGATCATCTGGTATCAACAAAGCGGTAACTGATGAGTCGTCTGGCAGGGGACAATCAGTTCTCGATAGTGGAGCATCAGGAGGaacaaaaaatattgaaaaggcAGCCAATGCAAAACCAGCTTCTTCGGGTCAAATTGGGCTGAATGGATTTAGCACGTCCTTCAGTGAAGGCGGATCACAACAGTTTATAATATCCTCTAGTGGAGACGCATCCAGGTTTGACTCCCACAGATTTTCCAGCAGTGGATCCGGTGGCTCTTCAAGCAGTGGGGCGTCAAGCAGTGCCATTTTGCACAGCCAAAGCGGTGGTGACTTAAAACTGCAGGCACCGGACCAGTTACTGAAGATTCTCAATCCAGGCCAAACAGCTCGCGGGCTTCAGGGTATCCGCGGCAGTTCGGGCCAGGGCGGGGCTGTCTTCTTTACGCAGGAAACTGACCTGGCCTCTTCCCAGGGCGGCAAAACCTCCATCACACAACTGCCAGTCACTCGCGTCACCACCGTGACACACCTCCCTGACGATTCTAAGCAAGGCTCTTCCATCTTGAAAATAGCTGGCAGTTCCACGGGCTTCAAGAATAACCAGAACGTGTTCACAAGCCCACCGTCAGGTGCTGCACGATTCTTTGCATCAGCATCAAACACAAAAACTTTTCAGGCGAGTGGCAAGAAGTCAGCAGGAAACAAAATTGTTAGCATATCCGGCTCAGGAACACTCACGACTCTTCCTACTGGTGACACTGTCCTCGCCTTGGGCAGCAAACAACCCATTGCAATTTCCACTTCCCAGGGCGTCATCAGGAACAGCCGGAGGACCGCGCCCTTTTCCACCACCAACTCGAGGCAGCAACGACCGAGGCGAATCCGAGGGCGGCTTCTGAGGTCACTCTAA